One window of Aspergillus oryzae RIB40 DNA, chromosome 3 genomic DNA carries:
- a CDS encoding putative sterol carrier protein (peroxisomal 3-ketoacyl-CoA-thiolase P-44/SCP2) — protein MGKKAASPAYVLGVGMTKFIKPRGKVDYHELGFEAGVKAMLDAHINYDDVEQGIACYVYGDSTCGQRVFYQFGLTQIPIYNVNNNCSTGSTGLAMARTMVSHGAADCVLVVGFEKMSPGSLQSVFNDRENPTGLFGMMMAETRGITNAPGAAQMFGNAGREYMEKYGAKNEDFAEIGRINHEHSKRNPYSQFQTEYTLEQVLKAPMIHEPLTKLQCCPTSDGAAAAVIVSQEFLDARPHLKDQAILIAGQQLATDNSTLYNRSSIDLMGFGMARNACRAAAKEAGVNVKDIKVCELHDCFSANEMITIDALELCEPGKAHEMVRRGDITYGGKMVINPSGGLISKGHPLGATGIAQCAELVWHLRGWANNRLIDGTDAALQHNLGLGGAVVVTVYKRADGKVATLVPSDAVGKINGLGYNPAVEAKGFTAEQAKTVLSKNHSSEWALSDTQDRVLARF, from the exons ATGGGCAAAAAAGCAGCATCTCCCGCCTATGTCCTAGGTGTGGGAATGACCAAGTTCATCAAACCCCGGGGCAAGGTTGACTATCATGAGCTTGGTTTTGAGGCTGGTGTCAAGGCCATGCTGGACGCCCACATCAATTACGACGATGTTGAGCAAGGGATTGCGTGCTACGTCTATGGTGACAGCACCTGCGGCCAGCGTGTGTTTTATCAGTTCGGTCTGACACAGATTCCCATTTACAATGTGAACAACAACTGTTCAACGGGCTCCACTGGCTTGGCGATGGCTCGTACGATGGTTTCTCACGGAGCCGCCGACTGTGTTCTCGTTGTcggcttcgagaagatgagTCCTGGAAGCCTTCAGTCGGTTTTCAATGACCGAGAAAACCCCACAGGCTTGTTTGGAATGATGATGGCCGAGACCAGGGGAATCACGAACGCCCCAGGAGCAGCTCAAATGTTTGGCAACGCTGGTCGGGAGTACATGGAAAA GTATGGAGCGAAGAACGAAGACTTCGCCGAGATAGGCCGTATCAACCATGAGCATTCCAAGCGCAACCCATACTCGCAGTTTCAGACCGAATACACCCTTGAGCAGGTTCTCAAGGCGCCCATGATTCACGAGCCACTCACCAAGCTTCAGTGCTGCCCGACATCGGATGGTGCTGCTGCCGCTGTTATCGTTTCCCAAGAATTCCTGGATGCTCGGCCGCATCTCAAGGACCAGGCGATCTTGATTGCAGGCCAGCAACTGGCCACCGACAATAGCACCCTATACAACCGAAGCTCAATTGACTTGATGGGTTTCGGAATGGCCCGTAATGCTTGCCGAGCGGCTGCTAAGGAGGCCGGCGTGAATGtaaaggatatcaaggtGTGCGAGTTGCACGACTGCTTTTCCGCCAATGAGATGATAACGATCGACGCACTGGAGCTGTGCGAGCCCGGTAAGGCGCACGAGATGGTTCGTCGGGGCGACATTACTTATGGGGGGAAGATGGTTATCAATCCATCGGGAGGCCTCATTTCAAAGGGCCATCCACTGGGCGCGACGGGCATCGCGCAGTGCGCGGAACTGGTGTGGCACCTGCGTGGCTGGGCAAACAACCGGTTGATTGATGGAACGGATGCCGCCCTGCAACACAACCTGGGTCTGGGAGGTGCGGTCGTAGTGACTGTCTACAAGCGAGCGGATGGCAAAGTTGCGACGCTCGTGCCGTCGGACGCTGTTGGAAAGATCAACGGTCTTGGCTACAACCCAGCTGTTGAAGCCAAGGGCTTCACAGCTGAACAGGCAAAGACGGTTTTGAGTAAGAACCACAGCAGTGAGTGGGCACTATCCGACACCCAGGACAGGGTTCTCGCTCGTTTCTAG
- a CDS encoding uncharacterized protein (predicted protein), producing the protein MARTTLSFYAVCFILALTGSALPAKRADPSSSASAVAPSGMTNFAYDAVKSATHMAQDINKEFYDDDETAKPTPIDIPPVHPTPSSSGPATKSLKDVYKEQAAQKVHDLEEPSPSPTPKTDTKAEEPQTEPSTEERQQSEPAPTPTRTEQQPASSSSVAPAASSSPVEKPDPIGDLPIIGSLLKGVL; encoded by the exons ATGGCTCGTACCACGCTCTCTTTCTATGCCGTTTGCTTCATCCTAGCCCTCACGGGCTCTGCTTTGCCTGCCAAGCGCGCCGACCCTTCCTCGTCTGCCAGTGCGGTTGCCCCCAGCGGCATGACGAATTTTGCCTACGATGCTGTGAAG TCCGCCACCCACATGGCGCAGGACATCAACAAAGAATTCtatgacgatgatgagacTGCGAAGCCCACGCCCATCGATATTCCCCCTGTTCATCCCACGCCTTCCAGCAGTGGGCCAGCAACAAAGTCTCTAAAGGACGTTTACAAAGAGCAAGCTGCACAGAAAGTGCATGATCTCGAGGAGCCCTCACCCTCGCCTACGCCGAAAACCGACACCAAGGCTGAGGAGCCTCAAACGGAGCCTTCAACGGAAGAGCGACAGCAAAGCGAGCCTGCTCCTACTCCTACTCGCACGGAGCAGCAGCCCGCCAGCAGCTCCTCCGTAGCTCCAGCCGCTTCTAGCTCTCCTGTTGAGAAACCCGACCCTATCGGTGATCTCCCCATTATCGGCAGTCTCCTGAAGGGAGTGCTGTAA
- a CDS encoding uncharacterized protein (predicted protein) — protein sequence MGKNKNATKALTQEEIWDDSALVQSWDEAVEEYKLYHSIHAKGENVEDVLRDAQGAENEQIIQEDGQEVDHMEADVDEPAIDSVAASAEAQHIPQTDVSQVCGFSCT from the exons ATggggaagaacaagaatgCGACAAAGGCACTGACACAAGAAGAAATCTGGGATGACTCTGCGCTCGTACAGAGTTGGGACGAAGCAGTAGAAGAATACAAG CTCTACCATAGCATCCACGCCAAAGGGGAGAATGTCGAGGATGTATTGAGGGATGCTCAAGGCGCTGAAAATGAACAGATAATCCAGGAGGATGGTCAAGAAGTTGACCACATGGAGGCCGATGTTGACGAGCCGGCAATCGATTCAGTAGCGGCATCCGCTGAGGCTCAGCACATTCCACAAACGGATGTCTCGCAAGTATGCGGTTTTAGCTGTACTTGA
- a CDS encoding rRNA processing protein gar2 (nucleolar RNA-binding protein NIFK) → MAPDKKDKKRKAAAATAAADSPAKKTKKVEAKPTESTNASPKPILKKNKENDAEKPAAKLKVNGEPTRQVKPRKRAADFLSDNEDSESEDAPKTKIETEKKLSNKKTKKADGTAAPAPKENTTKAKASTKAKKPEPVAEESDDGEMDDEESAASGASASEDEEEDDRTAALIRGFESSGDEDESGDEGFNPDQPVPKIPDSKKAKRKILKKQKENKQEAEEPGTVYVGRIPHGFYEHQMKAYFSQFGEISRLRLSRNRITGRSKHYAFIEFTSTSVAKIVAGTMDNYLMYGHILKCKYVPQEQLHPELWKGANRRFKRTPWNRIEKKRLDKAKTREQWSERIDREQKRRLAKAEKLKALGYELELPQLKSVDEVPIQQEENKTIEASETVFDEPVKAIEAPKEEKKVADDTPKKAKKDKKKGAQSTDQETPKEQPKKEIPAATASPATKAGAKAKKAKKTKAKA, encoded by the exons ATGGCCCCAGataagaaggataagaagcgCAAGG CTGCCGCCGCTACTGCCGCCGCCGATTCTCCCGcaaagaagaccaagaaggtTGAGGCCAAGCCCACCGAATCCACAAATGCAAGCCCCAAGCCtattctgaagaagaacaaggaaaatgatGCGGAGAAGCCTGCTGCAAAGTTGAAGGTCAATGGCGAACCGACAAGGCAGGTCAAGCCTCGCAAGCGCGCTGCCGATTTCCTCAGCGACAACGAGGACAGCGAGTCGGAGGATGCCCCTAAGACCAAGATCGAGacagagaagaagttgagcAACAAGAAAACTAAGAAGGCGGATGGTACAGCAGCCCCCGCTCCCAAGGAGAACACTACCAAGGCCAAAGCAAgcaccaaggccaagaaaCCAGAGCCTGTCGCAGAAGAGTCTGACGATGGGGagatggatgatgaagagtCTGCCGCATCTGGCGCTAGCGCaagtgaagatgaggaagaggatgaccgGACAGCCGCGCTCATTAGGGGCTTCGAGAGCAGCGGGGATGAGGACGAGTCCGGGGATGAAGGATTTAACCCCGACCAACCCGTTCCTAAGATCCCTGATTCTAAAAAGGCCAAGAGAaagatcttgaagaaacagaaggaaaacaaacaaGAGGCAGAGGAGCCAGGTACTGTATACGTCGG ACGTATTCCGCACGGTTTCTACGAACATCAGATGAAGGCTTACTTCTCGCAATTCGGCGAAATCTCTCGTCTGCGTCTTTCTCGGAATCGCATTACCGGCCGCTCGAAGCATTACGCTTTCATTGAGTTCACCTCCACCTCTGTGGCGAAGATTGTCGCTGGGACCATGGATAACTATCTGATGTATGGTCATATCCTGAAGTGCAAATACGTGCCCCAGGAACAATTGCATCCAGAGCTCTGGAAGGGCGCCAATAGACGGTTTAAGCGGACCCCCTGGAACCGAATTGAGAAGAAGCGACTCGACAAGGCCAAAACAAGAGAGCAGTGGTCGGAGCGCATCGATCGCGAACAGAAGAGACGACTCGCCAAGGCTGAGAAACTCAAGGCTCTGGGCTACGAGCTCGAATTACCTCAGTTGAAGAGTGTCGACGAGGTCCCTATTCaacaggaagagaataagACGATTGAGGCGTCGGAGACAGTATTCGACGAACCTGTCAAGGCTATTGAAGCGccaaaggaggagaaaaaggttGCTGATGATACCCCAAAGAAAGCtaagaaggacaagaagaagggcgcACAATCAACCGACCAGGAGACACCAAAGGAGCAACCCAAGAAGGAGATCCCTGCAGCAACTGCTTCGCCTGCCACCAAGGCTGGAGCAAAGGCTaagaaggcgaaaaagaccaaggccaaggcgTAA
- a CDS encoding guided entry of tail-anchored proteins factor 1 (tryptophan-rich basic nuclear protein), producing MLSLIWTIFFLHVAIYVVNTAGASTIDSLLWLLYLKLPTSTSKNAREQSRLKREALELKRDMNNTSSQDEFAKWAKLRRRHDKTMDEYEQLNKTLTAQKSSFDWSVKIARWLSTNGLKIFLQFWYSKTPVFALPEAWIPYYVQWILSFPRAPMGSVSVHVWNSVCATAVSVTAEMVTSMFLQTARPTPVATAQKTQ from the exons ATGCTATCCTTGATCTGGAcgatcttttttcttcatgtTGCCATTTATGTGGTGAATACTGCTGGCGCAAGCACGATTGACAGCCTG CTATGGCTCCTCTACCTGAAATTACCCACATCAACTTCGAAGAATGCGCGGGAACAGAGCCGGTTGAAGCGCGAAGCCCTCGAGCTGAAACGAGACATGAACAACACCAGCTCTCAGGATGAATTCGCAAAGTGGGCTAAGCTTAGGCGTCGACATGATAAAACCATGGATGAATACGAACAGCTGA ATAAAACGCTCACGGCACAGAAGAGCTCCTTCGATTGGAGCGTCAAGATCGCCCGGTGGCTTAGCACGAACGGGTTGAAAATCTTCCTTCAATTCTGGTACTCGAAGACGCCCGTTTTTGCGTTACCTGAAGCGTGGATCCCTTACTACGTGCAATGGATTCTGTCATTCCCCCGAGCTCCTATGGGATCGGTGAGCGTTCATGTTTGGAACAGCGTGTGCGCGACGGCGGTTTCGGTTACGGCGGAGATGGTCACTTCGATGTTTCTGCAAACAGCACGACCTACTCCGGTTGCTACGGCTCAAAAGACGCAATGA
- a CDS encoding uncharacterized protein (predicted protein), whose amino-acid sequence MSASDNAFQELARIFSTRNNRILEIEILPPALGPLLQDECSVGITKKYLVQSFVVARRIFFEKSRSNFECGSPRAILRNENESVTHGASDAILEDLLVSTEIILLFDCEHITACNWRRGRLDALNRHHDFSSDDPGPLIQALENELTLMTTYLCSPLHRHTKSPTLWQHRLWVLARLLEIREVGARRANFVSPFEVTNQQQKSNVDWLKSELAVVHRAGELHPRNYYAFNYMRQVLGVLSDTTKARQGPSALAESIIDLALPWCLAHPSDVSGWMFMLYLLEVVPKGDLHPNVVKKVVGYALDVGWEGESLWTFIDLSVQSLGLEETVRNTLQMIPGTSYTTISTVQDESTRNTALPARSWKSWLTMARKYWDSCNQVA is encoded by the coding sequence ATGTCCGCCTCAGACAATGCGTTCCAAGAACTCGCCCGGATCTTTTCGACCAGAAATAACCGCATTCTTGAGATCGAGATTCTCCCGCCAGCTCTTGGTCCCCTGCTCCAAGACGAATGCTCTGTAGGTataacaaagaaataccTGGTTCAGTCGTTTGTGGTTGCTAGACGTATATTCTTTGAGAAGTCGAGGTCCAACTTCGAATGTGGATCTCCACGCGCGATACTTCGGAACGAGAATGAGAGCGTAACGCACGGCGCTTCGGACGCGATCCTCGAGGACCTTCTAGTCTCAACAGAAATAATCTTGTTATTCGACTGCGAGCATATTACAGCATGCAACTGGAGACGCGGACGGCTGGACGCCCTCAACAGACACCATGATTTTTCCTCCGACGATCCGGGGCCGCTTATCCAAGCTCTAGAAAATGAGCTCACCCTGATGACAACTTACCTTTGTTCGCCCTTGCACCGGCATACAAAATCCCCGACGTTATGGCAACATCGATTATGGGTGCTAGCTCGGTTACTCGAAATACGCGAGGTGGGAGCGAGACGAGCAAACTTCGTCAGCCCGTTCGAAGtaacaaaccaacaacagAAGAGTAATGTCGACTGGCTAAAATCTGAGCTAGCTGTTGTCCATCGGGCCGGAGAACTACACCCACGGAACTATTATGCTTTCAACTACATGAGACAAGTGCTCGGCGTCCTTTCCGATACGACAAAAGCCCGGCAAGGTCCTTCTGCGTTGGCCGAGTCAATCATTGATTTGGCGCTGCCTTGGTGCTTGGCCCACCCTTCAGATGTATCCGGGTGGATGTTTATGCTCTATCTCCTGGAAGTTGTTCCGAAAGGAGATCTTCATCCTAATGTTGTTAAGAAGGTGGTCGGCTACGCTTTAGATGTCGGGTGGGAAGGCGAGAGCCTCTGGACTTTTATAGACCTGTCTGTTCAATCGCTTGGTCTGGAGGAAACGGTCAGAAATACGCTGCAGATGATTCCGGGGACCTCCTATACTACTATTTCCACGGTTCAAGATGAATCGACAAGGAATACAGCTCTGCCGGCGCGGTCTTGGAAATCTTGGCTGACGATGGCGAGGAAATACTGGGATAGCTGCAATCAAGTTGCCTAA